A portion of the Agelaius phoeniceus isolate bAgePho1 chromosome 29, bAgePho1.hap1, whole genome shotgun sequence genome contains these proteins:
- the LOC129131187 gene encoding transducin-like enhancer protein 1 isoform X1 yields the protein MFPQNRPPAHLQAPSAASGAAVAASAIPSTPQSLKLTYPETLDRIKEEFQFLQNQYHSLKLECEKLATEKTEIQRHYVMYYEMSYGLNIEMHKQTEIAKRLNVICAQLIPFLSQEHQQQVVQAVERAKQVTMTDLNAAIGHQLQTQHLSHHAPPIPLTPHPSGMQPAGLAGISSASGLLALSGALGAQAQLLAKDDRGVHDTEPRATDRDPGPSSLALSNGERARAIAEYLSSSKKRKVEEKDFVTDYGSDADKSEDNLVVDEDPSSPHSVHSYSSRENGVEKVPLGRKEAVPLSPTSMASSSSTSPSRSKDAPTVEKAGTPSLKSSTPTSQGDTLPGSSSAQQFRPTAAKVPMDPLAALGLRNPLGVQSPYSAAFGLAHPAVNGDVAGSGAYASLHLMSPQLNGAAAAGGYGRSPLVGYDPHPHMRVPGLVAGMQVGSSGKPAYSFHVSADGQMQPVPFPPDALLGSGIPRHARQLHTLSHGEVVCAVTISNSTRHVYTGGKGCVKVWDVGQPGTKTAVAQLDCLNRDNYIRSCKLLPDGRSLIVGGEASTLSIWDLAAPTPRIKAELTSSAPACYALAISPDAKVCFSCCSDGNIVVWDLQNQTLVRQFQGHTDGASCIDISNDGTKLWTGGLDNTVRCWDLREGRQLQQHDFSSQIFSLGYCPMGEWLAVGMESSNVEILHVTKPDKYQLHLHESCVLSLKFASCGKWFVSTGKDNLLNAWRTPYGASIFQSKETSSVLSCDISTDDQFIVTGSGDKKATVYEIIY from the exons ATGTTCCCGCAGAACAGGCCCCCG GCCCATCTCCAGGCAccctctgctgcctcaggagcTGCCGTTGCTGCCAGTGccatccccagcaccccccAGTCCCTCAAGCTGACTTACCCAGAGACCTTGGATCGCATCAAGGAGGAATTCCAGTTCCTGCAGAACCAATACCACag CTTGAAGTTAGAATGTGAAAAGCTGGcaacagaaaaaacagaaatccAGCGTCATTATGTCATG TACTACGAGATGTCCTATGGCCTGAACATCGAGATGCACAAACAG ACGGAGATCGCCAAGCGGCTCAACGTGATCTGCGCCCAGCTCATCCCGTTCCTGTCTCAGGAG caccagcagcaggtgGTCCAGGCTGTGGAGCGAGCGAAGCAGGTGACTATGACCGACCTGAACGCGGCCATCGGG caccagctgcagACCCAGCACCTCTCCCACCACGCTCCCCCCATCCCGCTGACCCCCCACCCCTCTGGAATGCAGCCTGCTGGCCTGGCTGGCATCAGCAGTGCCTCAGGACTGCTGGCACTCTCGGGGGCACTGGGggcccaggcccagctcctCGCCAAGGATGACAGAGGAGTCCATGACACAGAGCCCAGGG CGACAGACCGAGACCCCGGCCCC agctccctggcGCTGTCGAACGGGGAGCGCGCGCGAGCCATCGCCGAGTacctgagcagcagcaagaagaggaaggtggaggagaaggactttgttacagattat GGCAGCGATGCAGACAAGAGTGAGGACAACTTGGTGGTGGATGAG gacccctctTCCCCGCACAGCGTCCACTCCTACTCGTCCCGGGAGAACGGGGTGGAGAAGGTCCCGCTGGGCAGGAAGGAGGCCGTGCCCCTCAGCCCGACCTCCATggcctcctccagcagcacgTCCCCGTCTCGGAGCAAGGATGCACCCACG GTGGAGAAGGCAGGAACACCCAGCCTGAAGTCCAGCACGCCCACCTCCCAGGGTGACACCCTGCCAGGCTCCAGCAGCGCCCAGCAGTTCCGCCCCACCGCTGCCAAGGTCCCCATGGACCCGCTGG cagccctgggcctgAGGAATCCTCTGGGAGTGCAGAGCCCCTACTCAGCCGCCTTTGGCTTGGCCCACCCTGCTGTCAACGGGGACGTGGCCGGGAGCGGCGCCTACGCCAGCCTGCACCTGATGTCCCCGCAGCTCAAcggggccgcggccgccggGGGCTACGGGCGCTCGCCCCTG gtgggCTACGACCCGCACCCCCACATGCGCGTCCCGGGGCTGGTGGCCGGCATGCAAGTGGGGAGCTCGGGCAAGCC TGCCTACTCCTTCCACGTCAGCGCTGACGGGCAGATGCAGCCGGTGCCTTTCCCCCCCGACGCCCTGCTGGGCTCCGGCATCCCCCGGCACGCGCGGCAGCTGCACACCCTGAGCCACGGCGAGGTGGTCTGTGCTGTCACCATCAGCAACTCCACCAGACACGTCTACACCGGGGGCAAGGGCTGCGTCAAGGTCTGGGACGTGGGGCAGCCGGGCACCAAGACGGCCGTGGCTCAGCTGGACTGCCTG AACCGTGACAACTACATCCGCTCCTGCAAGCTGCTCCCCGACGGCCGCAGCCTGATCGTGGGGGGGGAGGCCAGCACCCTGTCCATCTGGGACCTGGCAGCCCCCACGCCCCGCATCAAGGCTGAGCTCACCTCCTCTGCCCCCGCCTGCTACGCCCTGGCCATCAGCCCTGACGCCAAAgtctgcttctcctgctgcagcgATGGCAACATCGTGGTGTGGGACCTGCAGAACCAGACCCTGGTCAG GCAGTTTCAAGGCCACACAGATGGTGCCAGCTGCATTGACATCTCTAATGATGGCACCAAGCTGTGGACAGGGGGTCTGGACAACACCGTGCGCTGCTGGGACCTGCGGGAGGGccggcagctgcagcagcacgaCTTCAGCTCCCAG ATCTTCTCCCTGGGCTACTGCCCCATGGGAGAGTGGCTGGCCGTGGGCATGGAGAGCAGCAACGTGGAGATCCTGCATGTCACCAAACCCGACAAGTACCAGCTGCACCTCCACGAGAGCTGTGTCCTCTCTCTCAAATTCGCCTCCTGTG GGAAGTGGTTTGTGAGCACGGGGAAGGACAACCTGCTCAACGCCTGGAGGACGCCCTACGGAGCCAGCATCTTCCAG TCAAAGGAAACCTCCTCAGTCCTCAGCTGTGACATCTCCACGGACGACCAGTTCATCGTGACGGGCTCAGGGGACAAGAAAGCCACAGTTTATGAGATCATTTACTGA
- the LOC129131187 gene encoding transducin-like enhancer protein 1 isoform X2, with product MFPQNRPPAHLQAPSAASGAAVAASAIPSTPQSLKLTYPETLDRIKEEFQFLQNQYHSLKLECEKLATEKTEIQRHYVMYYEMSYGLNIEMHKQTEIAKRLNVICAQLIPFLSQEHQQQVVQAVERAKQVTMTDLNAAIGHQLQTQHLSHHAPPIPLTPHPSGMQPAGLAGISSASGLLALSGALGAQAQLLAKDDRGVHDTEPRATDRDPGPSSLALSNGERARAIAEYLSSSKKRKVEEKDFVTDYGSDADKSEDNLVVDEDPSSPHSVHSYSSRENGVEKVPLGRKEAVPLSPTSMASSSSTSPSRSKDAPTVEKAGTPSLKSSTPTSQGDTLPGSSSAQQFRPTAAKVPMDPLALGLRNPLGVQSPYSAAFGLAHPAVNGDVAGSGAYASLHLMSPQLNGAAAAGGYGRSPLVGYDPHPHMRVPGLVAGMQVGSSGKPAYSFHVSADGQMQPVPFPPDALLGSGIPRHARQLHTLSHGEVVCAVTISNSTRHVYTGGKGCVKVWDVGQPGTKTAVAQLDCLNRDNYIRSCKLLPDGRSLIVGGEASTLSIWDLAAPTPRIKAELTSSAPACYALAISPDAKVCFSCCSDGNIVVWDLQNQTLVRQFQGHTDGASCIDISNDGTKLWTGGLDNTVRCWDLREGRQLQQHDFSSQIFSLGYCPMGEWLAVGMESSNVEILHVTKPDKYQLHLHESCVLSLKFASCGKWFVSTGKDNLLNAWRTPYGASIFQSKETSSVLSCDISTDDQFIVTGSGDKKATVYEIIY from the exons ATGTTCCCGCAGAACAGGCCCCCG GCCCATCTCCAGGCAccctctgctgcctcaggagcTGCCGTTGCTGCCAGTGccatccccagcaccccccAGTCCCTCAAGCTGACTTACCCAGAGACCTTGGATCGCATCAAGGAGGAATTCCAGTTCCTGCAGAACCAATACCACag CTTGAAGTTAGAATGTGAAAAGCTGGcaacagaaaaaacagaaatccAGCGTCATTATGTCATG TACTACGAGATGTCCTATGGCCTGAACATCGAGATGCACAAACAG ACGGAGATCGCCAAGCGGCTCAACGTGATCTGCGCCCAGCTCATCCCGTTCCTGTCTCAGGAG caccagcagcaggtgGTCCAGGCTGTGGAGCGAGCGAAGCAGGTGACTATGACCGACCTGAACGCGGCCATCGGG caccagctgcagACCCAGCACCTCTCCCACCACGCTCCCCCCATCCCGCTGACCCCCCACCCCTCTGGAATGCAGCCTGCTGGCCTGGCTGGCATCAGCAGTGCCTCAGGACTGCTGGCACTCTCGGGGGCACTGGGggcccaggcccagctcctCGCCAAGGATGACAGAGGAGTCCATGACACAGAGCCCAGGG CGACAGACCGAGACCCCGGCCCC agctccctggcGCTGTCGAACGGGGAGCGCGCGCGAGCCATCGCCGAGTacctgagcagcagcaagaagaggaaggtggaggagaaggactttgttacagattat GGCAGCGATGCAGACAAGAGTGAGGACAACTTGGTGGTGGATGAG gacccctctTCCCCGCACAGCGTCCACTCCTACTCGTCCCGGGAGAACGGGGTGGAGAAGGTCCCGCTGGGCAGGAAGGAGGCCGTGCCCCTCAGCCCGACCTCCATggcctcctccagcagcacgTCCCCGTCTCGGAGCAAGGATGCACCCACG GTGGAGAAGGCAGGAACACCCAGCCTGAAGTCCAGCACGCCCACCTCCCAGGGTGACACCCTGCCAGGCTCCAGCAGCGCCCAGCAGTTCCGCCCCACCGCTGCCAAGGTCCCCATGGACCCGCTGG ccctgggcctgAGGAATCCTCTGGGAGTGCAGAGCCCCTACTCAGCCGCCTTTGGCTTGGCCCACCCTGCTGTCAACGGGGACGTGGCCGGGAGCGGCGCCTACGCCAGCCTGCACCTGATGTCCCCGCAGCTCAAcggggccgcggccgccggGGGCTACGGGCGCTCGCCCCTG gtgggCTACGACCCGCACCCCCACATGCGCGTCCCGGGGCTGGTGGCCGGCATGCAAGTGGGGAGCTCGGGCAAGCC TGCCTACTCCTTCCACGTCAGCGCTGACGGGCAGATGCAGCCGGTGCCTTTCCCCCCCGACGCCCTGCTGGGCTCCGGCATCCCCCGGCACGCGCGGCAGCTGCACACCCTGAGCCACGGCGAGGTGGTCTGTGCTGTCACCATCAGCAACTCCACCAGACACGTCTACACCGGGGGCAAGGGCTGCGTCAAGGTCTGGGACGTGGGGCAGCCGGGCACCAAGACGGCCGTGGCTCAGCTGGACTGCCTG AACCGTGACAACTACATCCGCTCCTGCAAGCTGCTCCCCGACGGCCGCAGCCTGATCGTGGGGGGGGAGGCCAGCACCCTGTCCATCTGGGACCTGGCAGCCCCCACGCCCCGCATCAAGGCTGAGCTCACCTCCTCTGCCCCCGCCTGCTACGCCCTGGCCATCAGCCCTGACGCCAAAgtctgcttctcctgctgcagcgATGGCAACATCGTGGTGTGGGACCTGCAGAACCAGACCCTGGTCAG GCAGTTTCAAGGCCACACAGATGGTGCCAGCTGCATTGACATCTCTAATGATGGCACCAAGCTGTGGACAGGGGGTCTGGACAACACCGTGCGCTGCTGGGACCTGCGGGAGGGccggcagctgcagcagcacgaCTTCAGCTCCCAG ATCTTCTCCCTGGGCTACTGCCCCATGGGAGAGTGGCTGGCCGTGGGCATGGAGAGCAGCAACGTGGAGATCCTGCATGTCACCAAACCCGACAAGTACCAGCTGCACCTCCACGAGAGCTGTGTCCTCTCTCTCAAATTCGCCTCCTGTG GGAAGTGGTTTGTGAGCACGGGGAAGGACAACCTGCTCAACGCCTGGAGGACGCCCTACGGAGCCAGCATCTTCCAG TCAAAGGAAACCTCCTCAGTCCTCAGCTGTGACATCTCCACGGACGACCAGTTCATCGTGACGGGCTCAGGGGACAAGAAAGCCACAGTTTATGAGATCATTTACTGA